The following are from one region of the Biomphalaria glabrata chromosome 12, xgBioGlab47.1, whole genome shotgun sequence genome:
- the LOC129921991 gene encoding uncharacterized protein LOC129921991, which translates to MSVWICFSLFVLATQSFEINDHHLSDVDIEFLHSLPSVRAGARLPGFKYLYLEPGSHLTTVLNHNHSQLEIAGSPRTSQHALDVAADIIVKMTRHMPPSMFQTLTKGKVGLFTAVEKMTIYPEYTHIANGNCGTSCAGNCSHTCAADGRKYESIMGLTNSRSVVLDDIVLCSAHDPYHHVDNVLVHEFGHLVHFYATTPAIKTQILSAYNTSKLHATWPLNTYGMRNAHEYWATATQIFFGALHVKGGMNQCGATFCNGFQQSRDHLRSLDPAVFNILSHVYTNNNPSLNPGFSICPAGTVVVG; encoded by the exons ATGTCGGTGTGGATTTGTTTCAGTCTTTTCG TGTTGGCTACTCAGAGCTTTGAGATTAATGATCATCACTTGTCAGATGTGGACATAGAGTTTCTACACAGCTTACCGAGTGTAAGAGCAGGGGCTCGCCTCCCTGGCTTCAAGTATCTGTACCTCGAGCCCGGAAGTCATCTGACCACTGTTCTAAATCACAACCACAGCCAGCTGGAGATTGCGGGTTCACCTCGCACTTCCCAGCATGCCCTTGATGTGGCAGCAGACATAATTGTAAAGATGACCAGACACATGCCGCCCAGTATGTTCCAGACTTTGACCAAAGGGAAAGTTGGGCTCTTTACAGCTGTGGAAAAAATGACCATCTACCCAGAATACACTCACATCGCTAATGGGAATTGTGGGACGTCATGCGCAG GCAACTGTTCTCACACATGCGCAGCTGATGGAAGAAAATATGAAAGTATCATGGGTCTGACTAATTCCAGATCCGTTGTTCTAGACGACATAGTCCTGTGTTCAGCACACGATCCATACCATCACGTGGACAACGTGCTGGTCCATGAGTTTGGACACCTGGTCCACTTCTACGCCACCACACCCGCCATCAAGACGCAGATCTTGAGCGCCTACAACACCTCCAAGCTGCACGCCACCTGGCCGCTCAACACTTACGGTATGAGAAACGCGCATGAATACTGGGCCACGGCCACGCAGATCTTCTTCGGGGCTCTCCACGTGAAGGGGGGCATGAACCAGTGCGGTGCTACCTTCTGCAACGGATTTCAGCAGTCCAGGGATCACCTCAGGTCACTAGACCCAGCCGTGTTCAACATCTTGTCACATGTATACACCAATAATAACCCGTCTTTAAACCCAGGCTTTTCCATCTGCCCAGCTGGTACTGTGGTAGTTGGTTAG